From a single Daphnia pulex isolate KAP4 chromosome 2, ASM2113471v1 genomic region:
- the LOC124188728 gene encoding protein Smaug homolog 1-like isoform X1, which yields MVMAPQPPREFTVEELEPLETWFESCNGAQQATIAVKLLSRANPKAAHLIHSFLQQQLLVANAIWRQEIQRANDPAFLNGLRNESRDVAVSQLLHYLPLLRPANSDGVRGYIHLLPGLLASFLEDDPNQGPSPSSAQHQSTEIQQLLTYALIHPALSLESKRSLAELIRQLDDEGNQDMALSLLESNHQGGLDMFPPSDPQSPDAFHSQATRQRPHNGVGQWDPWSSPSPAGLGPPTKQPPPSSCTIQRIRRSNSLTPPSNSMVYPQDPWGSNQNDNGRIKPRSLSLSSPSETTNGLSHCPLSPQNSLASSGSGSGSDSIYSDDNHRPSSFHIPGSGMRDVPSWLKGLRLHKYAHLFSLLTYDEMLALTEEQLELQGVTKGARHKIALSILRLRERPTLLAQLEKEVVDTGSLHNALSELKNLLSTPIKPYRGPPVADDQLFIGNLSPSPSPLMTRDDTSGYSSLDGSMDNLAAARGLSTGSPTALETSDLSKPPPASPPSTIGQSSRSTLTASDMPTVIVSAAPDVDSAEEGSDTSADDGLGDNLSSGNFRSAFGNELELLGGPTHLSLDDLPGQITRLLGKICTQLLVSSCPAEDNVSQFVALMDRCLSHEAFTQRQRRRIASWKEQAHRIWNNLAPSASAAGLGNGTAPGSRGSNNSAIVNATNGGVVGSGGPQKSSEARFARRWSNVAHYPGFYSADGAGSSAAQTSFGCAPPNAYSLFPPRQQQQQQQRGIHASPCPSPSLARPLFAGQSPTHNSYGQHTHHAGGVNAAQMRPGPAPTTTSPHNNPHSLQVGSHLPLQHRNSFCVSALSHQSSLYSSTSSSCTSSSQGYSSLSCGVAAPDPFTFSPPHRMHFDELPSESLPFASQLGIQRARSAPMANGGVINNSSLLFSQERDASEMDLNHRLESLCLSMTEHALEGANDI from the exons ATGGTGATGGCGCCGCAGCCTCCGCGTGAATTCACCGTCGAGGAATTGGAGCCGCTTGAAACTTGGTTCGAGAGTTGCAACGGAGCCCAGCAGGCCACCATCGCCGTCAAATTGCTGAGTCGGGCCAATCCCAAAGCCGCTCACCTGATCCACTCCTTTCTCCAGCAACAATTACTCGTCGCCAACGCCATCTGGCGCCAGGAGATTCAACGGGCCAACGATCCTG ccTTTTTGAACGGATTACGCAACGAGTCACGCGATGTAGCCGTCTCTCAACTGTTGCATTACCTGCCGCTGTTACGGCCGGCCAACTCTGATGGAGTCCGAGGATACATCCACCTCCTACCCGG ATTGTTGGCCTCATTCCTGGAGGACGATCCTAACCAGGGACCTTCGCCATCCAGCGCTCAACATCAGTCGACCGAAATTCAGCAGCTCCTCACCTACGCTCTCATTCATCCGGCCCTCTCGCTGGAAAGCAAACG GTCACTGGCTGAGCTGATTCGGCAGCTGGACGACGAAGGAAATCAAGATATGGCGCTGTCATTACTGGAGAGCAATCATCAAGGCGGACTGGACATGTTTCCTCCGTCGGATCCGCAATCTCCGGATGCCTTCCATTCACAGGCAACGAGACAGAGGCCGCACAATGGTGTCGGGCAATGGGATCCTTGGAGTTCGCCCAGTCCCGCCGGATTGGGTCCACCAACCAAACAACCGCCACCGTCCAGTTGCACGATCCAGCGCATCCGGCGCAGTAACAGCCTGACTCCACCGTCCAATTCCATGGTCTATCCGCAAGATCCTTGGGGGAGTAATCAG AACGATAACGGCCGCATCAAGCCGAGATCCTTGTCTTTATCGTCCCCGAGCGAAACGACCAACGGCCTATCTCACTGTCCCCTGTCGCCTCAGAATTCGCTGGCCTCTTCCGGCAGCGGAAGCGGATCCGACTCGATTTACAGCGACGATAACCACCGACCGTCATCTTTCCACATCCCCGGAAGCGGAATGAGAG ATGTCCCGTCGTGGCTGAAAGGATTGCGGCTGCACAAGTACGCTCATTTGTTCTCTCTGCTCACTTACGACGAAATGCTGGCGCTGACTGAAGAGCAGCTGGAACTGCAAGGAGTGACCAAAGGGGCCAGACACAAAATTGCCCTGAGTATCCTCCGCCTCCGCGAGCGGCCCACGCTTTTGGCTCAATTAGAAAAG GAGGTCGTCGACACGGGCAGTTTGCATAATGCCTTGAGTGAGCTGAAAAATTTGCTGTCGACGCCCATCAAACCGTATCGTGGCCCACCCGTAGCTGACGACCAGCTTTTTATCGGCAATTTGAGTCCGTCGCCATCGCCGCTGATGACGAGAGATGACACTTCGGGCTACTCGTCGCTCGACGGGTCCATGGACAATTTGGCGGCGGCTCGAGGCCTTTCTACCGGCTCACCCACTGCCTTGGAGACTAGCGACCTGTCCAAGCCGCCGCCCGCCTCTCCACCGTCGACCATTGGCCAGTCGAGCAGGTCGACCCTGACGGCCTCTGACATGCCGACGGTGATCGTTTCGGCCGCTCCGGATGTCGACAGCGCCGAGGAAGGCAGCGACACGTCGGCCGACGACGGGCTGGGCGACAATCTCTCGTCGGGCAACTTTCGCTCCGCCTTCGGTAACGAATTGGAGTTGCTTGGCGGGCCGACTCACCTGTCGCTCGACGACCTGCCGGGACAAATCACTCGCCTTTTGGGCAAAA TTTGCACGCAGCTTTTGGTCTCGTCCTGCCCGGCCGAAGACAACGTTAGCCAGTTTGTGGCTTTGATGGACCGCTGCTTGAGTCACGAAGCTTTCACCCAACGCCAACGTCGGCGCATTGCGTCATGGAAGGAACAGGCCCATCGCATTTGGAACAATTTGGCTCCTTCGGCTTCGGCTGCTGGACTCGGCAACGGCACAGCCCCCGGCAGCCGCGGTAGCAACAATTCGGCAATTGTGAATGCAACAAACGGCGGTGTTGTTGGTAGCGGTGGGCCGCAAAAGAGCTCTGAAGCTCGTTTCGCCCGTCGATGGAGCAATGTGGCTCATTACCCTGGATTCTATAGCGCCGATGGGGCTGGCAGCAGCGCTGCCCAGACTTCGTTCGGATGCGCTCCGCCCAATGCCTATAGCCTCTTTCCGCCgagacaacagcagcagcagcagcaaaggggAATTCACGCCAGTCCGTGCCCCAGTCCCAGTCTAGCCCGTCCTTTATTCGCTGGACAGAGCCCCACCCACAATTCTTATGGCCAGCACACCCATCACGCTG GAGGTGTGAACGCGGCTCAAATGCGGCCCGGCCCGGCGCCGACCACCACCTCGCCGCACAACAATCCGCATTCCCTCCAAGTGGGATCGCACTTACCACTCCAGCACCGCAACAGTTTCTGCGTCAGCGCCTTGTCGCATCAATCGTCGCTCTACTCTTCTACTTCGTCGTCGTGCACGTCGTCGTCGCAGGGCTACTCTTCTTTGTCGTGCGGCGTCGCTGCTCCCGACCCCTTCACTTTCTCTCCTCCACACCGGATGCACTTTGATGAACTTCCGTCAGAg TCGTTGCCATTTGCCAGCCAGTTGGGGATCCAGCGGGCCAGGTCAGCCCCTATGGCCAATGGTGGCgtcatcaacaacagcagtttgCTCTTCAGCCAGGAAAGAGACGCCTCCGAAATGGATTTGAATCATCGCCTCGAGTCGCTCTGCCTCAGCATGACGGAACACGCGCTCGAAGGAGCCAACGACATCTAG
- the LOC124188728 gene encoding protein Smaug homolog 1-like isoform X2, whose protein sequence is MTAFLNGLRNESRDVAVSQLLHYLPLLRPANSDGVRGYIHLLPGLLASFLEDDPNQGPSPSSAQHQSTEIQQLLTYALIHPALSLESKRSLAELIRQLDDEGNQDMALSLLESNHQGGLDMFPPSDPQSPDAFHSQATRQRPHNGVGQWDPWSSPSPAGLGPPTKQPPPSSCTIQRIRRSNSLTPPSNSMVYPQDPWGSNQNDNGRIKPRSLSLSSPSETTNGLSHCPLSPQNSLASSGSGSGSDSIYSDDNHRPSSFHIPGSGMRDVPSWLKGLRLHKYAHLFSLLTYDEMLALTEEQLELQGVTKGARHKIALSILRLRERPTLLAQLEKEVVDTGSLHNALSELKNLLSTPIKPYRGPPVADDQLFIGNLSPSPSPLMTRDDTSGYSSLDGSMDNLAAARGLSTGSPTALETSDLSKPPPASPPSTIGQSSRSTLTASDMPTVIVSAAPDVDSAEEGSDTSADDGLGDNLSSGNFRSAFGNELELLGGPTHLSLDDLPGQITRLLGKICTQLLVSSCPAEDNVSQFVALMDRCLSHEAFTQRQRRRIASWKEQAHRIWNNLAPSASAAGLGNGTAPGSRGSNNSAIVNATNGGVVGSGGPQKSSEARFARRWSNVAHYPGFYSADGAGSSAAQTSFGCAPPNAYSLFPPRQQQQQQQRGIHASPCPSPSLARPLFAGQSPTHNSYGQHTHHAGGVNAAQMRPGPAPTTTSPHNNPHSLQVGSHLPLQHRNSFCVSALSHQSSLYSSTSSSCTSSSQGYSSLSCGVAAPDPFTFSPPHRMHFDELPSESLPFASQLGIQRARSAPMANGGVINNSSLLFSQERDASEMDLNHRLESLCLSMTEHALEGANDI, encoded by the exons ATGACGG ccTTTTTGAACGGATTACGCAACGAGTCACGCGATGTAGCCGTCTCTCAACTGTTGCATTACCTGCCGCTGTTACGGCCGGCCAACTCTGATGGAGTCCGAGGATACATCCACCTCCTACCCGG ATTGTTGGCCTCATTCCTGGAGGACGATCCTAACCAGGGACCTTCGCCATCCAGCGCTCAACATCAGTCGACCGAAATTCAGCAGCTCCTCACCTACGCTCTCATTCATCCGGCCCTCTCGCTGGAAAGCAAACG GTCACTGGCTGAGCTGATTCGGCAGCTGGACGACGAAGGAAATCAAGATATGGCGCTGTCATTACTGGAGAGCAATCATCAAGGCGGACTGGACATGTTTCCTCCGTCGGATCCGCAATCTCCGGATGCCTTCCATTCACAGGCAACGAGACAGAGGCCGCACAATGGTGTCGGGCAATGGGATCCTTGGAGTTCGCCCAGTCCCGCCGGATTGGGTCCACCAACCAAACAACCGCCACCGTCCAGTTGCACGATCCAGCGCATCCGGCGCAGTAACAGCCTGACTCCACCGTCCAATTCCATGGTCTATCCGCAAGATCCTTGGGGGAGTAATCAG AACGATAACGGCCGCATCAAGCCGAGATCCTTGTCTTTATCGTCCCCGAGCGAAACGACCAACGGCCTATCTCACTGTCCCCTGTCGCCTCAGAATTCGCTGGCCTCTTCCGGCAGCGGAAGCGGATCCGACTCGATTTACAGCGACGATAACCACCGACCGTCATCTTTCCACATCCCCGGAAGCGGAATGAGAG ATGTCCCGTCGTGGCTGAAAGGATTGCGGCTGCACAAGTACGCTCATTTGTTCTCTCTGCTCACTTACGACGAAATGCTGGCGCTGACTGAAGAGCAGCTGGAACTGCAAGGAGTGACCAAAGGGGCCAGACACAAAATTGCCCTGAGTATCCTCCGCCTCCGCGAGCGGCCCACGCTTTTGGCTCAATTAGAAAAG GAGGTCGTCGACACGGGCAGTTTGCATAATGCCTTGAGTGAGCTGAAAAATTTGCTGTCGACGCCCATCAAACCGTATCGTGGCCCACCCGTAGCTGACGACCAGCTTTTTATCGGCAATTTGAGTCCGTCGCCATCGCCGCTGATGACGAGAGATGACACTTCGGGCTACTCGTCGCTCGACGGGTCCATGGACAATTTGGCGGCGGCTCGAGGCCTTTCTACCGGCTCACCCACTGCCTTGGAGACTAGCGACCTGTCCAAGCCGCCGCCCGCCTCTCCACCGTCGACCATTGGCCAGTCGAGCAGGTCGACCCTGACGGCCTCTGACATGCCGACGGTGATCGTTTCGGCCGCTCCGGATGTCGACAGCGCCGAGGAAGGCAGCGACACGTCGGCCGACGACGGGCTGGGCGACAATCTCTCGTCGGGCAACTTTCGCTCCGCCTTCGGTAACGAATTGGAGTTGCTTGGCGGGCCGACTCACCTGTCGCTCGACGACCTGCCGGGACAAATCACTCGCCTTTTGGGCAAAA TTTGCACGCAGCTTTTGGTCTCGTCCTGCCCGGCCGAAGACAACGTTAGCCAGTTTGTGGCTTTGATGGACCGCTGCTTGAGTCACGAAGCTTTCACCCAACGCCAACGTCGGCGCATTGCGTCATGGAAGGAACAGGCCCATCGCATTTGGAACAATTTGGCTCCTTCGGCTTCGGCTGCTGGACTCGGCAACGGCACAGCCCCCGGCAGCCGCGGTAGCAACAATTCGGCAATTGTGAATGCAACAAACGGCGGTGTTGTTGGTAGCGGTGGGCCGCAAAAGAGCTCTGAAGCTCGTTTCGCCCGTCGATGGAGCAATGTGGCTCATTACCCTGGATTCTATAGCGCCGATGGGGCTGGCAGCAGCGCTGCCCAGACTTCGTTCGGATGCGCTCCGCCCAATGCCTATAGCCTCTTTCCGCCgagacaacagcagcagcagcagcaaaggggAATTCACGCCAGTCCGTGCCCCAGTCCCAGTCTAGCCCGTCCTTTATTCGCTGGACAGAGCCCCACCCACAATTCTTATGGCCAGCACACCCATCACGCTG GAGGTGTGAACGCGGCTCAAATGCGGCCCGGCCCGGCGCCGACCACCACCTCGCCGCACAACAATCCGCATTCCCTCCAAGTGGGATCGCACTTACCACTCCAGCACCGCAACAGTTTCTGCGTCAGCGCCTTGTCGCATCAATCGTCGCTCTACTCTTCTACTTCGTCGTCGTGCACGTCGTCGTCGCAGGGCTACTCTTCTTTGTCGTGCGGCGTCGCTGCTCCCGACCCCTTCACTTTCTCTCCTCCACACCGGATGCACTTTGATGAACTTCCGTCAGAg TCGTTGCCATTTGCCAGCCAGTTGGGGATCCAGCGGGCCAGGTCAGCCCCTATGGCCAATGGTGGCgtcatcaacaacagcagtttgCTCTTCAGCCAGGAAAGAGACGCCTCCGAAATGGATTTGAATCATCGCCTCGAGTCGCTCTGCCTCAGCATGACGGAACACGCGCTCGAAGGAGCCAACGACATCTAG